The following are encoded together in the Arcticibacterium luteifluviistationis genome:
- a CDS encoding deoxycytidylate deaminase, which translates to MNKDKPDFDDIFMELAINLAKRSHCVKAQVGAVLTSETRIISIGYNGPPSGTHNCDVDFGEEGCPRDSKGSCSLALHAEQNAILYAAKNGGKVDGATMYVTLSPCIACARVIYSMKIKKVFFLNSYAEYKGIPKDEGVEFLRSFGVEVVKYTQKAA; encoded by the coding sequence ATGAATAAAGACAAACCCGATTTTGATGATATTTTCATGGAATTGGCTATCAATTTGGCCAAAAGGTCGCATTGCGTAAAAGCTCAAGTAGGAGCGGTGTTAACTAGTGAAACACGTATTATTTCAATAGGATACAATGGGCCACCAAGTGGTACACATAACTGTGATGTAGATTTTGGAGAAGAAGGTTGCCCAAGAGATTCTAAAGGGAGCTGTTCTTTGGCTTTACATGCTGAGCAAAATGCCATACTGTATGCCGCTAAAAATGGGGGTAAGGTAGATGGTGCAACTATGTATGTGACACTTTCACCGTGCATAGCTTGTGCTAGAGTTATCTATTCTATGAAAATAAAAAAAGTCTTTTTCCTTAATTCCTATGCAGAATATAAAGGCATACCCAAAGACGAAGGAGTAGAGTTTTTAAGAAGTTTTGGTGTAGAAGTGGTAAAGTATACACAAAAGGCTGCATGA